One window from the genome of Methylomarinovum caldicuralii encodes:
- a CDS encoding VanZ family protein — translation MRPSTERRRLLRYLCLYLGFVVYGSLIPFRLRPLSLAQALENFQHIAYLQLGPGSRADWIANIVLYLPLAFLACGAFLGLRQVRPRPLPALVLIFGGCLAVAVAVEFVQQFFAPRTVSLNDLIAEGLGSLGGILLWWRGRSFLVRLGDAFTRGGRESLQAAAIAYLLAYVALALFPYDIALSPAELGAHLTSANVGWLVAPGCGGPIRCGARLGVEIVAVVPLGLLLGLLWPAFGLRRLAVAGLLLGAGLELLQLFILSASAQGISLVTRVLGVATGGMLASWLRRQSVDVLAHMLNRALPFLAFPYLFTLLLVNAWFTAGRIPFRAGLARLTDLHFTPFYYHYYSSEPVAMASLLANLALYVPIGIAVWCRRRARRFPEAGGAGTAAWLAALLALPVETGKLWLAGHHPDPTNLLIAAAAAALAYGATAWLARTVDGSSQSIPSPPPSVATPAPTMSLPGKSLAATAVTTAILLTGLAGIPHAGIWPGIVAGYALLLWFQPLAWLFVLPFCLPLLDLAPLEGRLPLDEFDLLVLATLAVVPLRLRQPPRPWPGAAAKWAVTLLWLSWLVATARGLRGLDFHEPLGSHSPLNAWLVGKGLLWSLLLLPLLRRVPESRSGSARRLVFRAVVAALAVEVLVVIRERVLFVGLTDFDHVFRVTGTFASMQTGGAYLEAFLAFAFPFLLVGILRHPSPWIRLAGAGLAGLSAYAMLVTFSRGGYAGMAAGFLTVALGARRRWPVAIALAALLVLIAAPILSDGFARYRLQRSGQDLTIRWQHWQRALALMDAGWPARLAGNGFGRYPLNYLLYNDYDRPPGGYLVRREGRQHFLRLLPGESVYLDQRVALAPHTPYRLQARLRVSAAGDALTVPLCEKALLYSFRCHWQRLQPERSSRWEPVSRVLHSGELGDSRRPVKLSLYNAGDRPLDVDDLHLLAPDGTDLLRNGGFEHGDAFWLLVTDRNLAWHIDQAGIEVYFAQGWLGLLGVGLLLYAATRRLWPGWREGRSWELACLGGLAGFVTVSLTGSTMDVARGMMLFYFTALCAMVFRTSPSNLE, via the coding sequence ATGCGTCCCAGTACCGAACGCCGCCGCCTGCTGCGCTATCTCTGCCTCTACCTTGGCTTTGTCGTTTACGGCAGCCTGATTCCCTTCCGGCTCCGCCCCCTGAGTCTGGCCCAGGCACTGGAAAATTTCCAGCACATCGCCTATCTGCAACTGGGGCCGGGTTCGCGCGCGGACTGGATCGCCAACATCGTACTCTACCTTCCGCTCGCCTTCCTCGCCTGTGGTGCCTTCCTGGGGCTTCGGCAGGTACGCCCCCGTCCATTGCCGGCTTTGGTCCTGATCTTCGGCGGCTGTCTCGCGGTGGCGGTTGCGGTGGAATTTGTCCAGCAGTTCTTCGCCCCGCGCACGGTGTCCCTCAACGATCTGATCGCCGAGGGCCTCGGCAGCCTCGGTGGCATCCTGCTGTGGTGGCGGGGACGGTCCTTCCTTGTCCGCCTCGGTGACGCATTCACCCGCGGCGGCCGGGAATCGCTGCAGGCCGCCGCCATTGCCTACCTGCTGGCCTATGTCGCCCTGGCCCTGTTCCCCTACGACATCGCCCTTTCCCCGGCCGAGCTGGGGGCCCACCTTACCTCCGCCAACGTAGGCTGGCTGGTGGCGCCGGGCTGCGGCGGCCCGATCCGCTGCGGCGCCCGCCTGGGGGTGGAGATAGTGGCGGTCGTACCCTTGGGCCTGCTGCTGGGACTGCTGTGGCCTGCCTTCGGCCTGCGCCGCCTGGCCGTAGCGGGTCTGCTGCTGGGAGCCGGCCTGGAGCTGCTGCAGCTGTTCATCCTTTCCGCCAGCGCCCAGGGCATTTCCCTGGTGACCCGCGTTCTCGGAGTGGCGACCGGCGGAATGCTGGCCAGCTGGCTGCGCCGCCAGAGCGTGGATGTCCTCGCCCACATGCTGAACCGCGCGCTGCCGTTCCTGGCGTTCCCCTACCTGTTCACCCTGTTGCTGGTCAACGCCTGGTTCACCGCCGGCCGGATCCCTTTCCGCGCCGGTCTGGCACGCCTCACCGACCTGCACTTCACGCCGTTTTATTATCACTATTACAGCTCCGAGCCGGTGGCCATGGCCAGCCTGCTGGCCAATCTGGCCCTGTACGTCCCGATCGGCATCGCCGTCTGGTGCCGGCGGCGGGCGCGCCGGTTTCCCGAGGCCGGTGGTGCCGGGACCGCCGCCTGGCTCGCCGCGCTGCTGGCCCTGCCGGTGGAAACGGGCAAGCTCTGGCTTGCCGGCCATCACCCCGATCCGACCAACCTGCTGATCGCCGCCGCAGCCGCCGCCCTGGCCTATGGCGCGACCGCCTGGCTCGCCCGCACCGTCGACGGCAGCTCTCAGAGTATTCCATCACCTCCCCCGTCCGTAGCCACCCCGGCCCCGACGATGTCGCTCCCGGGCAAGAGCCTGGCGGCCACGGCCGTCACCACCGCGATACTGCTGACAGGACTGGCCGGGATTCCCCATGCCGGCATCTGGCCGGGAATCGTGGCGGGTTACGCCCTGCTCCTGTGGTTCCAGCCCCTTGCCTGGCTGTTCGTGCTGCCCTTCTGCCTGCCGCTGCTGGATCTGGCTCCTTTAGAGGGCCGGCTGCCGCTGGACGAATTCGACCTTCTGGTGCTCGCCACCCTGGCGGTGGTCCCCCTGCGTCTCAGGCAGCCACCACGCCCCTGGCCCGGCGCCGCCGCAAAGTGGGCCGTGACGTTGCTGTGGCTGAGCTGGCTGGTCGCCACCGCCCGGGGACTGCGGGGGCTGGATTTTCATGAACCGCTCGGCTCCCATTCGCCCCTGAATGCCTGGCTGGTGGGCAAGGGGCTGCTGTGGTCGCTGCTGCTGCTCCCGTTGTTGCGGCGCGTTCCCGAATCCCGGAGCGGATCGGCCCGCCGCCTCGTCTTTCGGGCGGTCGTCGCCGCCCTGGCGGTCGAAGTACTGGTGGTGATCCGGGAACGCGTCCTTTTCGTCGGTCTGACAGACTTCGACCACGTCTTCCGCGTCACCGGCACCTTCGCCAGCATGCAGACCGGAGGCGCCTATCTCGAGGCGTTTTTGGCGTTCGCCTTTCCGTTTCTGCTGGTGGGGATCCTGCGCCATCCTTCCCCTTGGATCCGTCTGGCGGGCGCGGGACTGGCAGGGCTGAGTGCCTATGCCATGCTGGTCACCTTCTCCCGCGGCGGCTATGCCGGCATGGCCGCAGGCTTCTTGACGGTGGCGCTCGGCGCACGGCGGCGCTGGCCAGTGGCGATCGCTCTGGCGGCGCTGCTCGTTCTGATCGCCGCCCCGATTCTGAGCGACGGCTTCGCCCGCTATCGCCTGCAACGTTCCGGCCAGGACCTGACGATCCGCTGGCAGCACTGGCAGCGGGCGCTGGCCCTGATGGACGCAGGCTGGCCTGCCCGCCTCGCCGGCAACGGCTTCGGCCGCTATCCGCTCAACTATCTGCTCTACAATGATTACGACCGCCCGCCGGGCGGTTATCTCGTCCGCCGTGAAGGACGGCAGCATTTTCTCCGGCTGCTGCCGGGCGAGTCGGTCTATCTGGACCAACGGGTCGCACTCGCCCCCCACACTCCTTACCGCCTGCAGGCCCGTCTGCGCGTCTCCGCCGCCGGGGATGCCCTGACCGTGCCTCTGTGCGAGAAGGCATTGCTGTATTCCTTCCGCTGCCACTGGCAGCGGCTGCAGCCAGAGCGGTCATCCCGCTGGGAACCGGTAAGCCGCGTCCTCCACAGCGGCGAACTGGGGGACAGCCGGCGACCGGTCAAGCTTTCCCTGTACAACGCCGGCGACCGCCCCCTCGACGTGGACGACCTCCATCTTCTGGCCCCCGACGGCACCGATCTGCTCCGCAACGGCGGCTTCGAACACGGCGACGCCTTCTGGCTGCTCGTCACCGACCGCAACCTGGCCTGGCACATCGACCAGGCCGGCATCGAGGTATACTTCGCCCAGGGCTGGCTGGGACTGCTGGGGGTCGGACTGCTGCTGTATGCGGCCACCCGGCGGCTGTGGCCCGGCTGGCGCGAGGGTCGGTCCTGGGAACTGGCGTGTCTGGGAGGACTGGCGGGCTTCGTGACGGTCAGCCTGACGGGCAGTACGATGGATGTGGCGCGGGGGATGATGTTGTTTTACTTCACGGCACTTTGTGCCATGGTTTTCAGGACTAGTCCATCAAATCTCGAGTAA
- a CDS encoding ISAs1 family transposase, whose amino-acid sequence MLEKPLALSEVFVSIPDPRQSSKVTYDLVEVLVVVVCAVICGADTLVEVELWAREKLDWLRRYMPLPHGIPSHDTLGRILAMIDPEAFGSAFQRWAVSVVPALEGQVIAIDGKTSRRSRSKGQDPLHLVSAFAAQYRLVVGQEAVADKSNEKTAIPALLETLALKGCVVTLDAMGTDPKIAKAIRDRGADYVLAVKDNQQGLAESIRDFFQAFQDAPDKTPHQQCETVDKAHGRLEVRRCYVFDQLDGLDRPQRWPDLACFAVVESERTVAGKTTRERRFYISSLPADAERLASVVRQHWAVENPLHWCMDVVFNDDQVRLRTRHAAHNLALLKQMVLNLFRLDSTKRRGGIKARRLLAASSDHYRAQVLGWT is encoded by the coding sequence ATGCTGGAAAAGCCCCTGGCGCTGAGCGAGGTGTTCGTATCGATTCCGGACCCGCGACAATCATCGAAGGTAACTTACGATCTGGTGGAAGTGCTGGTGGTTGTGGTGTGCGCGGTGATCTGCGGTGCCGATACGTTGGTGGAGGTTGAACTTTGGGCCAGGGAGAAGCTGGATTGGCTGCGTCGATACATGCCCTTGCCGCATGGGATTCCGTCCCACGACACCCTGGGGCGGATTTTGGCGATGATCGATCCGGAAGCGTTCGGATCGGCCTTTCAGCGCTGGGCGGTGAGCGTGGTTCCGGCATTGGAAGGTCAGGTGATCGCCATCGACGGCAAGACCAGTCGGCGTAGCCGGTCCAAGGGGCAGGATCCCCTGCATCTGGTCAGTGCCTTTGCGGCTCAGTACCGGTTGGTGGTCGGTCAAGAGGCGGTGGCCGACAAATCCAACGAGAAGACGGCCATTCCCGCCCTGCTGGAAACCCTGGCCTTGAAAGGATGCGTGGTGACCCTCGATGCCATGGGGACCGATCCCAAGATTGCCAAGGCCATCCGTGACCGGGGGGCCGACTATGTACTGGCGGTCAAGGACAACCAGCAAGGTCTGGCCGAATCGATCCGGGATTTCTTCCAGGCCTTCCAGGACGCGCCGGACAAAACCCCGCATCAGCAATGCGAGACGGTCGACAAGGCGCATGGTCGCCTGGAAGTGCGCCGCTGCTATGTGTTCGACCAGCTCGACGGCCTGGACCGGCCCCAGCGCTGGCCGGATCTGGCCTGCTTTGCCGTGGTCGAGTCCGAACGCACCGTCGCCGGCAAAACCACCCGGGAACGGCGTTTCTACATCAGCAGCCTGCCGGCCGATGCCGAACGGCTGGCCTCGGTGGTGCGCCAGCATTGGGCGGTGGAGAACCCGCTTCACTGGTGTATGGATGTCGTATTCAACGATGATCAGGTGCGCCTTCGAACCCGACATGCGGCTCATAACCTGGCGCTGCTCAAACAGATGGTGCTCAATCTCTTTCGCCTCGACTCCACCAAACGCCGCGGGGGTATCAAGGCAAGACGGCTCCTGGCCGCCTCCAGTGACCACTATCGGGCTCAGGTGCTTGGATGGACGTAG
- a CDS encoding heme ABC transporter permease, whose product MWAFLHRLASPRHFYHLTGRWIPWLGGATLLCMAAGLYLGLWVAPPDYQQGDSFRIMYVHVPAAWLSLFVYVFMAVAGGIGLIWNMKMADVMAACSAPVGASFTFLALATGSIWGKPMWGTWWVWDARLTSELILLFLYLGYIALQNAIEDPRTAARAGAILAIVGSVNIPIIHYSVEWWNTLHQGPTVTRFDKPAIHPSMLWPLLLMAVAFQLYFFTVLLLRARSEILWRERRSRWVRELLTDERIEPASDSEEIAS is encoded by the coding sequence ATGTGGGCCTTTCTGCACCGACTCGCCTCACCCCGGCACTTCTATCATCTGACCGGCCGCTGGATTCCCTGGCTCGGCGGGGCCACGCTCCTTTGCATGGCGGCCGGCCTGTACCTGGGCCTGTGGGTCGCCCCGCCCGACTACCAGCAGGGGGACAGCTTCCGCATCATGTACGTGCACGTGCCGGCGGCCTGGCTGTCGCTGTTCGTCTACGTCTTCATGGCGGTGGCCGGCGGCATCGGCTTGATCTGGAACATGAAGATGGCTGACGTGATGGCGGCGTGCTCGGCCCCCGTCGGCGCTTCCTTCACCTTTCTGGCGCTGGCCACCGGCTCCATCTGGGGCAAGCCCATGTGGGGCACCTGGTGGGTGTGGGACGCGCGCCTGACCTCCGAGCTGATCCTGCTGTTCCTGTATCTGGGCTACATCGCCCTCCAGAACGCCATCGAGGATCCGCGCACCGCCGCCCGCGCCGGAGCGATCCTGGCCATCGTCGGCAGCGTCAACATCCCGATCATCCATTACTCGGTGGAATGGTGGAACACCCTGCACCAGGGGCCGACGGTGACCCGCTTCGACAAGCCGGCGATCCACCCCAGCATGCTGTGGCCACTGTTGCTGATGGCCGTCGCCTTCCAGCTGTATTTCTTCACCGTACTGCTGCTGCGGGCCCGCAGCGAAATCCTCTGGCGCGAGCGCCGCAGCCGCTGGGTGCGGGAACTGTTGACAGACGAACGCATCGAACCGGCATCCGACTCCGAGGAGATCGCCTCATGA
- the ccmD gene encoding heme exporter protein CcmD, with the protein MTWQEFIHMGGYGAYVWSAYGLTAVVLIWNLVAPLRRRREVLARLRRWYDQEAGR; encoded by the coding sequence ATGACCTGGCAGGAATTCATCCACATGGGCGGTTACGGCGCCTACGTCTGGAGCGCCTATGGCCTGACCGCCGTGGTGCTGATCTGGAACCTCGTCGCACCTTTGCGCCGCCGCCGGGAAGTGCTGGCGCGGCTTCGGCGCTGGTACGACCAGGAGGCCGGCCGATGA
- the ccmE gene encoding cytochrome c maturation protein CcmE, with product MTPRQRRMLWVTVIVIGVSIATFLTLAAFQKNLLYFYTPSQIAAGEAPTNYAFRVGGLVKEGSVKREPDSLAVRFTLTDGANEVTVFYEGILPDLFREGQGIIAIGQLQPDGLFKATQVLAKHDENYMPPEVADALKKSGKLPPVDDFKGASR from the coding sequence ATGACTCCGCGCCAGCGCCGCATGCTCTGGGTCACGGTCATCGTGATCGGCGTCAGCATCGCCACCTTTCTGACCCTGGCGGCATTTCAGAAGAACCTGCTTTACTTCTACACCCCTTCGCAGATCGCCGCCGGCGAGGCGCCGACGAACTACGCCTTCCGGGTCGGCGGCCTGGTGAAGGAAGGCAGCGTGAAACGGGAACCGGACAGCCTGGCGGTGCGCTTCACCCTCACCGACGGCGCCAACGAGGTGACGGTGTTCTACGAGGGCATCCTGCCGGACCTGTTCCGCGAGGGCCAGGGTATCATCGCCATCGGCCAGCTGCAGCCGGACGGCCTGTTCAAGGCCACCCAGGTGCTGGCCAAGCATGACGAGAACTACATGCCCCCGGAGGTGGCCGATGCCCTGAAGAAATCCGGCAAACTGCCGCCGGTGGACGATTTCAAGGGAGCGAGCCGATGA
- a CDS encoding heme lyase CcmF/NrfE family subunit has protein sequence MTAELGQLALIFALLMAAVQAAFPLAGTALRLPAWVAVAKPAARAQALFLAVSFYCLEQSFVVNDFSVRYVAEHSNSALPLFYRIAAAWGAHEGSVLLLALILGLWTFAVSIFNRGLSDLFVARVLGVLGLISVGILAFILFTSNPFERLTPAPLDGNDLNPLLQDFGLAVHPPMLYMGYVGLAVPFAFAIAALLSGSLDIAWARWSRPWTLVAWAFLTLGITLGSWWAYYELGWGGWWFWDPVENASFMPWLMATALIHSLAVTEKRGAFKAWTVLLAIFAFSLSLLGMFLVRSGVLVSVHAFANDPERGLFILVFLGLVIGSSLLLYALRAPAVKDHARFHWFSREALLLVNNVLLVVAAASVLLGTLYPLVLDALGLGKISVGPPYFSSVFTPVTAPLFLLAGIGPLVAWRRGDPGKLWRQVRWLIPVSLIAAVVISALWFNPKDIVTLAFLATAFWLGATSLLPLWQRLRRREGLRGLRQPAGFYGMTLAHFGLAVFLIGVGISNHYSIERTVRLAPGETAELGGYRFTFKGVREFDGPNYGADEGLFEVSRNGEPVARLTPQKRFYRVQRNVMTEAAIDPGLRRDLYVALGERLEGDAWSVRLYVKPAVRWIWLGGLLMMAGGLVAAADRRYRSVKVTAQATATVNATV, from the coding sequence ATGACTGCAGAATTGGGTCAACTGGCCCTGATCTTCGCCCTGCTGATGGCCGCCGTGCAGGCGGCCTTCCCCCTCGCTGGAACCGCTCTGCGGCTGCCGGCCTGGGTGGCGGTGGCCAAACCGGCTGCCCGCGCCCAGGCGCTGTTTCTGGCGGTGTCGTTCTATTGTCTGGAGCAGAGCTTCGTGGTCAATGACTTCTCGGTCCGCTACGTGGCCGAGCATTCCAACTCCGCCCTGCCGCTGTTCTACCGCATCGCCGCCGCCTGGGGCGCCCACGAAGGCTCGGTGCTGCTGTTGGCCCTGATTCTGGGGCTGTGGACTTTCGCGGTCAGCATTTTCAACCGCGGCCTGTCGGATCTGTTCGTGGCCCGGGTCCTCGGCGTCCTGGGGCTGATCAGCGTCGGCATCCTGGCCTTCATCCTGTTCACCTCCAATCCCTTCGAACGGCTGACCCCGGCACCCCTGGACGGCAACGACCTCAACCCGCTGCTGCAGGACTTCGGCCTCGCGGTCCATCCGCCGATGCTGTACATGGGCTACGTCGGCCTGGCGGTGCCGTTCGCCTTCGCCATCGCCGCCCTGCTGTCCGGCTCCCTGGACATTGCCTGGGCCCGCTGGTCCCGTCCCTGGACCCTGGTGGCCTGGGCCTTCCTGACCCTGGGCATCACCCTGGGCTCGTGGTGGGCCTACTACGAGCTGGGCTGGGGCGGCTGGTGGTTCTGGGATCCGGTGGAAAACGCCTCCTTCATGCCCTGGCTCATGGCCACCGCCCTGATCCATTCCCTGGCGGTGACGGAAAAACGCGGGGCCTTCAAGGCCTGGACCGTGCTGCTGGCGATCTTCGCCTTTTCCCTGAGCCTCCTGGGGATGTTCCTGGTGCGCTCCGGGGTGCTGGTGTCGGTGCACGCCTTCGCCAACGATCCCGAGCGCGGCCTGTTTATCCTGGTGTTCCTTGGGCTGGTGATCGGCAGCTCCCTGCTGCTTTACGCCCTCAGGGCCCCGGCGGTGAAGGACCACGCCCGCTTCCACTGGTTCTCACGCGAGGCCCTGCTGCTGGTCAACAACGTGCTACTGGTGGTGGCCGCCGCCAGCGTGCTGCTGGGCACGCTCTATCCCCTGGTGCTCGACGCCCTGGGGCTGGGCAAGATTTCCGTCGGCCCCCCTTATTTCAGCAGCGTGTTCACGCCGGTGACCGCGCCGCTGTTCCTGCTCGCCGGCATCGGTCCCCTGGTGGCCTGGCGCCGGGGCGATCCCGGCAAGCTGTGGCGGCAGGTGCGCTGGCTGATCCCGGTCAGCCTGATCGCAGCCGTCGTCATCAGCGCCCTGTGGTTCAACCCCAAGGACATCGTCACGCTCGCCTTCCTCGCCACCGCCTTCTGGCTCGGCGCCACCTCGCTGCTGCCTCTGTGGCAGCGGCTGCGTCGCCGTGAGGGGCTGCGGGGGCTGCGCCAGCCTGCCGGGTTCTACGGCATGACCCTGGCCCACTTCGGCCTGGCGGTGTTTCTGATCGGCGTCGGCATCTCCAACCACTACAGCATCGAGCGCACCGTGCGCCTGGCGCCGGGGGAAACCGCCGAGCTGGGCGGTTACCGCTTCACTTTCAAGGGGGTGCGGGAGTTCGACGGCCCCAACTACGGCGCCGACGAAGGCCTCTTCGAGGTTTCCCGGAACGGGGAACCGGTCGCCCGCCTCACCCCCCAGAAACGCTTCTACCGGGTGCAGCGCAACGTCATGACCGAAGCCGCCATCGACCCGGGGCTGCGCCGTGATCTCTACGTCGCCCTGGGCGAACGACTGGAAGGCGACGCCTGGAGCGTGCGCCTGTATGTGAAGCCGGCGGTGCGCTGGATCTGGCTCGGCGGTCTGCTGATGATGGCCGGCGGCCTGGTGGCGGCGGCCGACCGCCGTTACCGCAGCGTCAAGGTGACCGCCCAGGCCACCGCCACCGTCAACGCCACGGTTTAG
- a CDS encoding DsbE family thiol:disulfide interchange protein produces MLKYLLPLGLFVGLLILLGVGLTLNPREVPSPLIGKPAPQFTLPRLDDPQARFDSAQFQGKVSLFNVWASWCVACRQEHAFLMQLADQGVTIYGLDYKDTREAGLQWIERLGNPYQAVAFDAAGKVAIDWGVYGVPETFVIDKQGVIRYKHIGPITPRDWEEKLGPLVAYLEKQS; encoded by the coding sequence ATGCTCAAGTATCTGCTGCCACTGGGACTGTTCGTCGGCCTGCTGATCCTGCTGGGGGTCGGTCTCACCCTCAATCCCCGCGAAGTCCCCTCCCCTCTGATCGGCAAACCAGCGCCGCAGTTCACCCTGCCCCGTCTCGACGATCCCCAGGCGCGCTTCGACAGCGCCCAGTTCCAGGGCAAGGTCAGTCTGTTCAACGTCTGGGCCTCGTGGTGCGTGGCCTGCCGCCAGGAGCACGCCTTCCTGATGCAGCTGGCCGATCAGGGCGTGACGATCTACGGCCTCGACTACAAGGACACCCGCGAGGCGGGCCTGCAGTGGATCGAACGCCTGGGCAATCCGTACCAGGCCGTCGCCTTCGACGCCGCCGGCAAGGTGGCTATCGACTGGGGCGTCTACGGCGTACCGGAAACCTTCGTCATCGACAAGCAGGGCGTCATCCGCTACAAGCACATCGGTCCCATCACCCCCAGGGACTGGGAGGAAAAACTGGGACCGCTGGTGGCTTATCTGGAGAAGCAATCATGA
- a CDS encoding cytochrome c-type biogenesis protein, translating into MKTLIAALWLTLALPALAGIEVRQFTNPELESRYQNLIEQLRCLVCQNQSLADSNADLAEDLRSEVYTMLLAGKSDAEIVDFLVQRYGDFVLYKPPVKKTTALLWFGPFAALAVGGLLLWRIGRTRRPEAPTSLTPAERERLQQLLKDEEKSS; encoded by the coding sequence ATGAAAACCCTGATCGCCGCCCTGTGGCTGACGCTGGCCCTGCCGGCACTGGCCGGCATCGAAGTGCGCCAGTTTACCAACCCGGAGCTGGAAAGCCGCTACCAGAATCTGATCGAACAACTGCGCTGTCTGGTGTGCCAGAACCAGTCTCTGGCCGACTCCAACGCCGATCTGGCCGAAGACCTGCGCTCCGAGGTCTATACCATGCTACTGGCGGGCAAGAGTGATGCCGAAATCGTCGATTTCCTGGTGCAGCGCTACGGCGATTTCGTGCTCTACAAACCGCCGGTGAAAAAGACCACCGCCCTGCTCTGGTTCGGTCCCTTTGCCGCCCTGGCCGTAGGCGGCCTGCTGCTGTGGCGCATCGGCAGAACCCGCCGGCCTGAAGCGCCGACATCCCTGACCCCCGCCGAGCGGGAACGCCTGCAACAATTGCTCAAGGACGAGGAAAAATCCTCATGA
- the ccmI gene encoding c-type cytochrome biogenesis protein CcmI has product MIVFWLIAAGLILAAYLLFWWTLRRPPRLDTQIDLQANLTAHRQRRRELEQERAEGKIDQAQYEQLLAELDRDLLDLSEKHNRGKSRPPYHGIVPVFLALGLIPLAAMMLYFSLGRPDLLNPRAIPQAQKNAPPSLEEAIAKIERRLQDNPNDLEGWVLLARSYQATGRIDKALAAYRKALALAPDNPDLEVRYAEALAQSKGGDLSGEPLTIIRKVLETHPDHPYALWLAGMAALHAGDRDSAQRYWNKLLAQMPPGSQPYRQLTAMMQKAGLQVPQSSAPQPAAGGASVQVTVRLSPELAARAKPDDPVYVFAKAASGPPMPLAIVRKQVRDLPLTVTLDDSMAMMPQLKLSRFPKVIIGARVAKSGNAQGAPGDLEGQSTPAAVSGHPRVELVIDQVRS; this is encoded by the coding sequence ATGATTGTCTTCTGGCTCATCGCCGCCGGCCTGATTCTGGCAGCCTACCTGCTGTTCTGGTGGACCCTGCGCCGCCCGCCGCGCCTGGACACGCAGATCGACCTTCAGGCCAACCTGACTGCCCACCGCCAGCGACGGCGGGAACTGGAACAGGAACGGGCCGAAGGCAAGATCGACCAGGCCCAGTACGAACAGCTGCTGGCGGAACTGGACCGTGATCTTCTCGACCTGAGCGAGAAGCACAACCGCGGGAAAAGCCGCCCCCCCTACCACGGTATCGTGCCGGTATTCCTGGCCCTGGGACTGATTCCCCTGGCGGCGATGATGCTGTATTTCAGCCTCGGCCGCCCGGATCTGCTCAATCCCCGCGCCATACCCCAGGCACAAAAGAACGCCCCCCCTTCGCTGGAAGAGGCGATCGCCAAGATCGAACGCCGCCTCCAGGACAATCCGAACGATTTGGAAGGCTGGGTGCTGCTGGCCCGCTCCTACCAGGCCACCGGCCGGATCGACAAGGCTCTGGCTGCCTACCGCAAGGCGCTGGCACTGGCGCCGGACAATCCCGATCTGGAGGTCCGCTACGCCGAAGCCCTGGCCCAGTCCAAGGGGGGAGACCTGAGCGGCGAGCCGCTGACCATCATCCGCAAGGTGCTTGAAACCCACCCCGATCACCCCTACGCCCTGTGGCTGGCCGGCATGGCCGCCCTCCACGCCGGTGACCGCGACAGCGCCCAGCGCTATTGGAACAAACTGCTGGCGCAAATGCCCCCCGGCAGCCAGCCGTACCGGCAATTGACGGCGATGATGCAAAAGGCCGGGCTGCAGGTGCCGCAGTCCAGCGCGCCGCAACCGGCGGCCGGCGGCGCCTCGGTCCAGGTGACGGTGCGCCTCTCCCCGGAGCTGGCCGCCCGCGCCAAACCCGACGATCCGGTCTACGTCTTCGCCAAGGCCGCCTCCGGGCCACCCATGCCCCTGGCCATCGTCCGCAAGCAGGTCAGGGACCTGCCGCTCACCGTCACCCTGGACGACTCGATGGCGATGATGCCGCAACTGAAACTGTCGCGCTTCCCGAAGGTGATCATCGGCGCCCGGGTGGCCAAGTCCGGCAATGCCCAGGGGGCTCCGGGCGATCTGGAGGGACAGAGCACTCCCGCGGCGGTTTCCGGCCACCCCCGCGTTGAACTGGTAATCGACCAGGTCCGCAGCTGA
- a CDS encoding Uma2 family endonuclease, protein MVANLHDTPIRHWTYRDYLALDDGRRYEILEGELRDMTPAPSVPHQSCSRNLEFLFLEYVHRRQWGFVYDAPIDVILSEDNVVQPDIVLVGKEHEDRIRERGIFGAPDLVVEIVSPTSVRYDYVTKQALYRRFAIPEFWLADPANRSLTVLGLKDGQYEPISFASGTGAVQSRLLEGFQVELATVFTER, encoded by the coding sequence ATGGTCGCCAATCTCCATGACACCCCGATCCGTCACTGGACCTACCGCGATTATCTGGCCCTGGACGACGGCAGGCGTTACGAGATCCTCGAGGGAGAACTGCGTGACATGACACCAGCCCCATCCGTGCCCCATCAGAGTTGCTCGCGCAATTTGGAATTCCTGTTTCTGGAATACGTGCACCGGCGGCAATGGGGGTTCGTCTATGACGCTCCCATCGATGTCATCCTCAGCGAGGACAACGTGGTGCAACCGGATATCGTCCTGGTGGGCAAGGAACACGAGGACCGGATCCGGGAGCGGGGCATCTTCGGCGCCCCCGACCTGGTGGTGGAAATCGTCTCCCCCACCTCGGTTCGCTACGACTATGTGACCAAACAGGCGCTGTACCGGCGCTTTGCGATTCCCGAATTCTGGCTTGCCGATCCTGCCAACCGCAGTCTGACCGTGCTGGGGCTGAAGGACGGCCAATACGAACCTATCAGCTTCGCCAGCGGGACGGGCGCCGTCCAGTCCCGTCTGCTGGAAGGTTTCCAGGTCGAACTGGCCACCGTGTTCACCGAGCGCTGA